The Setaria viridis chromosome 6, Setaria_viridis_v4.0, whole genome shotgun sequence genome contains a region encoding:
- the LOC117861438 gene encoding cationic peroxidase 1: MASSTAGGHCFLLALLLLTSAAYGQLSQNFYTTNCSTLDTIITREVSRVLFTNPPPQGGRRLFADPPPQGGTLIGGSLLRLFFHDCFVQGCDASVLLNEDVKKGKMLSEKQAGPNLNSLRGFEVIDRIKGEVEKACPGVVSCADILALATRAAVVALNGPTWPLLLGRRDSTTANQDEANTDLPSPGSDLDNLIAAFDKKGFNASELVALSGFDDFGSAMKKISELGVLTGSNGQVRANCGRVN; the protein is encoded by the exons ATGGCTTCGtccaccgccggcggccatTGCTTCCTTCTTGCTCTTCTCCTTCTCACCTCCGCCGCCTATGGGCAGCTCTCGCAGAACTTCTACACCACAAATTGCTCGACGTTGGATACAATCATTACAAGGGAGGTGTCTCGTGTCTTGTTCACCAACCCACCACCCCAAGGCGGTCGCCGCTTGTTCGCCGACCCACCACCCCAAGGCGGTACCCTGATAGGCGGCTCCCTCCTCCGGctcttcttccacgactgcttcgttcAG GGCTGCGACGCCTCTGTTCTTCTGAACGAGGACgtgaaaaagggaaaaatgtTGAGCGAGAAGCAAGCCGGCCCCAACCTCAACTCCCTACGCGGTTTCGAGGTCATCGACCGGATCAAGGGCGAGGTCGAGAAGGCTTGCCCCGgcgtcgtctcctgcgccgacatcctcgcccTCGCCACGCGGGCAGCCGTCGTCGCC CTCAACGGACCAACCTGGCCGCTGTTGCTCGGCCGTCGCGACTCGACGACGGCGAACCAGGACGAAGCGAACACCGACCTCCCGTCGCCCGGCTCCGACCTCGACAACCTCATCGCGGCGTTCGACAAGAAGGGCTTCAACGCTAGCGAGCTGGTGGCGCTCTCCGGCTTCGACGACTTCGGGAGCGCGATGAAGAAGATATCGGAGTTGGGGGTCCTCACCGGATCGAACGGCCAGGTCAGGGCTAACTGCGGGAGGGTCAACTAG
- the LOC117860624 gene encoding multiple organellar RNA editing factor 9, chloroplastic produces the protein MATSLPTTAAAARLAAQAFAFPSPRPSSATASAALPRAAFPAIAVAAVRPRRAQQLKPPAAAGAAGGEQRETILLPGCDYNHWLIVMEFPKDPAPTREQMIDTYLNTLATVLGSMEEAKKNMYAFSTTTYTGFQCTVDEETSEKFKGLPGVLWVLPDSYIDVKNKDYGGDKYINGEIIPCTYPTYQPKERRTSKYESRRYERRRDGPPANRRPRQQAPQTESASS, from the exons ATGGCAACCTCCCTcccgaccaccgccgccgccgcgcgcctcgcgGCGCAGGCCTTCGCCTTCCCGTCGCCGAGGccttcctccgccaccgcctccgccgccctcccgcgcgccgccttCCCCGCAATCGCCGTCGCGGCGGTGAGGCCCCGGCGAGCGCAGCAGCTGAAGcctccggccgcggcgggggccgctgGGGGCGAGCAGAGGGAGACGATACTGCTCCCCGGGTGCGACTACAACCACTGGCTGATCGTCATGGAGTTCCCCAAGGACCCCGCCCCCACCCGCGAGCAGATGATCGACACCTACCTCAACACCCTCGCCACCGTCCTCGGAAG TATGGAGGAAGCCAAGAAGAACATGTATGCATTCAGCACAACCACCTACACAGGGTTCCAGTGCACTGTTGATGAAGAGACATCAGAGAAGTTCAAGG GTTTGCCTGGTGTTCTGTGGGTGCTTCCTGATTCCTACATTGATGTAAAAAACAAGGACTATGGAG GTGACAAATACATAAACGGTGAGATAATTCCCTGCACGTACCCAACCTACCAGCCAAAGGAACGGAGAACATCTAAGTATGAGAGTAGACGGTATGAGAGGCGAAGAGATGGCCCCCCAGCCAACAGGAGACCAAGGCAACAGGCCCCCCAGACTGAGTCAGCATCTTCATGA